In Pseudomonadota bacterium, the genomic stretch ACCCCGGTGCTGTCGGATTCCGGCTCGGACCTCGCAGCGGCGTTGCAAACGGTCATCGAGATCGGCGACGCCGAGGCCCTGCACGACGCGGTGGACGACGCGTTCCCGGGTGCGAGCGTCAGCGTCACGGTCGATCGCGGCCTGTTCAACCTCGTCTTGCAGCGCAGGGGTCTGCTGCGTCCGCTCGCCGCGGCTGAGCTGTCCGACGGCACCTTGCGGTACCTCATGCTGCTCGCCGCGCTGCTCAGCCCGCGCCCGCCGTCCCTGCTGGTGCTGAACGAGCCCGAGACCAGTTTGCACCCCGATCTCATGGCGCCGCTCGCTCGTCTGATCAGCCAGTGCCCGGTTCAGGTGCTTGTTGTCACCCACGCGGCGGCGCTGGTGCGGGCGCTCGAGGCCCGCGCCGACGGCACCGTCTTGCAGTTGGTCACCGAACAGGGCGAGACCTGCGTGCACGGGCTACACGACCTCGACGCCCCGCCCTGGCGGTGGCCGGGAGGCTGATTCGGCCGCGGTGCGCCGCGCTTCGGTGTGCTCAGTCGAGGTGTTGCAGCAGTGTCGCGAGCATCGCGCTGTCGGGCTGCATCAGGCCGTCGATCACGTTGAAATGGTGGGCACCCGCCACGGCGTGGTGGTCTGCGTGTGCAAGTTGGCCAGCCCAGATCAACGGCAGCAGCTGTGCCTGGCGGCGGAACTCCGGCAATTCGTCCGCACCGACCCAGGCGTGCAACCGGGTGTGGGCCCGCGGCTCCTGCAACGCCGGGCTCTCCGCGCGCGCGGTGGGCACCGACAACTGCAGCGTGGGGTTCAGGGGGGTGTGGATCAGCGGACGCAGGTCGTGCAGGCCGCTGATCGACAGCGCCGCGGCGATGCGCGCGGCAGTCGCCTCGGGCAGCGCAACGTTGCGGCACAACAGCCGGGAAACCAGGTGGCCGCCAGCCGAGTGGCCGCTGAGCAGCACGGTGCCCTCGATCCGCTCGGCCGCCAGGGCCAAGGCGTTCGCCACATCGGCGGTGATCGACGCGATCGAGACGTTGGGGCACAGGCGGTAAGATGGCACAGCCACCGCCAGGCCGCGTTCGAGGGCGCCTTGAGCACAGTGCGACCAAACCGACTTGTCGGTCCGTATCCAGTAGCCGCCGTGCACGTGGAACAGCAGCCCGCGCGGCGCCGTGCCCGCCGGCCAGAACAGGTCCAGCCGTTGGCGCGGGTGGTCTCCGTAGGGGATGTCGAGCTCGGTGCGCCCGCGGTCCGGCCACGCCGCTCTGAACGCGGCGGCGTCGTGGGTCCAGCGGTCGAAGAACGCAGCACTGCCCGGCACGGCGGCGCTGTTGTCGTAGGCGGTGTCCCAGTCCATGTTGTCGGTGTCTCGGAGTTCGGCAAAGTATCGCGCATCGTGGCAAAGTGTGGGCTCAATCGTACGGCGATCCGCAGACACCCGACCCCGATTCGATGAAACAGGAAACCATCAACAAGGTCGTGCTCGCCCTCGTGGCCGCACTCATCTCGGCGCTGTTCCTGACCATGATCGCCGACTTCCTCATGGTCATCTTCATGGCGGGCCTGTTTGCCGCGGTGTTTCACCCGTTCTACCTGCGCGCCCGCAGACGACTGGCCGGGCGGGAGGCCCTGGCCTCGCTCGCCACGGTGCTGGTGGCGTTGTGTTTCGTGTTCGTTCCGATTCTCCTGGTCGGCTCGGCGGCGGTCGGGCAGGCGGTGCTCCTGCAGGACAATTTCGCGGCGCTGATCCGCTGGGTTGCCGAGCCGGGCGCGGTGTCACGGGTGCTCGAGTACCTGCCGTTCTACGAGGCCCTGTTGCCGTTTCGCGAGGTCGTGATCTCGCAGCTCACCGATGTGCTCGGGTCGGCGAGCAAGAAGGCCGTCGAGCTGCTGCAGTCGGTCACGATCGGCACCGTGAACATGGTGCTGCAGCTCGTCATTGCGGTGTACGCGATGTTCTTCCTGCTGATCGACGGCGACAAGCTGCTCAAGCGCATCCTGTATTACCTGCCGCTCGACGACCACGACGAGCAGTTGCTGCTCAACCGCTTCACCTCGGTCACCCGGGCGACGATCAAGGGCACCGTGGTCATCGGCGTTCTGCAAGGCGGACTCGCGGGCATCGCCTTCGCGCTGGTCGGCTTGCCGAGCGCGCTGTTCTGGTCGATTGCGATGATGCTGCTCTCGGTCGTACCGGGCATCGGCACCGCGCTGGTGTGGGTGCCGGCGACCCTCTACCTGTTGGCCACGGGCGAGGTGATTTCCGGCATCGGCCTCGGCCTCTTCTGTGCGGTGGTCGTGGGCAGCCTGGACAACGTGCTGCGGCCGAAACTGGTGGGCAACGACACCGAGTTGCACGAGCTGATGATCTTTTTCAGCACCATGGGCGGGCTTGCCATGTTCGGCTTCCTCGGCTTCATCATCGGTCCGATCGTCGGCGCCCTGTTCGTGACCGTCTGGCACATCTACGGTGTCGAGTTCAAGGCCTGGTTGCCCGCCACGGGCTTTCGCACGCAGAGCGACATCGACGACGCCAAGGCCGACTGAACTCAGTCCGGCACAGGCAGAAACAGCGCCGGGTCGATCCAGGTGCCGTTCAGCCCCACCGACCAGTGCAGGTGCGGGCCAGTCGAGCGTCCAGTCGACCCGACTTCGCCAAGTTTCGCGCCCTGTTCGACCTGGTCTCCGACGGCGACATCGATCTTGCTCATGTGCGCATACAGGCTGATCAACCCCTGACCGTGGTCGAGGTAGACCATGTTGCCCGAGAAGAAAAAGTCGCCCAGTTCAATCACGGTGCCGGCGGCGGGTGCGACGATCGGCGTGCCGCTGGGGGCGGCGATGTCCAAGCCGCTGTGCGGGTTTCTGGCTTTGCCATTGAAGAACCTCTTCACGCCAAAGTCGCCGGTGCGCGGCCCCGCCAATGGCGTGATGAAATCGAAGCCGAGCAACTCGTCGGTCCAACGTGTCTTCGCTGCGACTTTCCTGCCACGCTCTGAGCGAATGCGCTTGAGGTCGTCTTCGTTGGGGTCGACTTTTCGCGTGTTTGTGATCGTGATGTGTTGCTCTTCGTAGGCTTTGTCAGCAACG encodes the following:
- a CDS encoding AI-2E family transporter; amino-acid sequence: MKQETINKVVLALVAALISALFLTMIADFLMVIFMAGLFAAVFHPFYLRARRRLAGREALASLATVLVALCFVFVPILLVGSAAVGQAVLLQDNFAALIRWVAEPGAVSRVLEYLPFYEALLPFREVVISQLTDVLGSASKKAVELLQSVTIGTVNMVLQLVIAVYAMFFLLIDGDKLLKRILYYLPLDDHDEQLLLNRFTSVTRATIKGTVVIGVLQGGLAGIAFALVGLPSALFWSIAMMLLSVVPGIGTALVWVPATLYLLATGEVISGIGLGLFCAVVVGSLDNVLRPKLVGNDTELHELMIFFSTMGGLAMFGFLGFIIGPIVGALFVTVWHIYGVEFKAWLPATGFRTQSDIDDAKAD
- a CDS encoding peptidoglycan DD-metalloendopeptidase family protein; translation: MSIRSLSRQSTGLVALALSGLLSVSAWAAPRAQHTPGGVAVIPLGEQAARPEVRYEGARVFTIRHEDGWYAYVGIPLDARTGRHDISVNGKVEPFSVADKAYEEQHITITNTRKVDPNEDDLKRIRSERGRKVAAKTRWTDELLGFDFITPLAGPRTGDFGVKRFFNGKARNPHSGLDIAAPSGTPIVAPAAGTVIELGDFFFSGNMVYLDHGQGLISLYAHMSKIDVAVGDQVEQGAKLGEVGSTGRSTGPHLHWSVGLNGTWIDPALFLPVPD
- a CDS encoding alpha/beta hydrolase; amino-acid sequence: MDWDTAYDNSAAVPGSAAFFDRWTHDAAAFRAAWPDRGRTELDIPYGDHPRQRLDLFWPAGTAPRGLLFHVHGGYWIRTDKSVWSHCAQGALERGLAVAVPSYRLCPNVSIASITADVANALALAAERIEGTVLLSGHSAGGHLVSRLLCRNVALPEATAARIAAALSISGLHDLRPLIHTPLNPTLQLSVPTARAESPALQEPRAHTRLHAWVGADELPEFRRQAQLLPLIWAGQLAHADHHAVAGAHHFNVIDGLMQPDSAMLATLLQHLD